In candidate division WOR-3 bacterium, a genomic segment contains:
- a CDS encoding tetratricopeptide repeat protein, whose protein sequence is MGKNRLLVWFGAILGLSNYLLGITPEFFFNSDAKKAQILKSYYLTQNPKDYFSDDENLALGIYYYFAGNFTKAELYLNRARSLNPNSLSFYLANFYLAELYLKQKAYLKALNALKAIDTNCQDLPKDYLLYSGVCYYQLGNYDQALRYLSNFQQVGVGSENYQVGILYLALASLSNGDYKQTNEILAQDSLFPDSTYQTIRKYLQALNYLLQGKLVLSKNLLNELIVDNPQVTFSPYIELLLGKIYFEERDYHNALKKFSSAYRFNVDPIKTYAGLYLALSHLKIREYDKALTMLDSLENSLYEDVAVYYKARILEQQAKRRKAQSEYKKLVAKYPANKTTEYAYLNLFRLLLDEENYQEFIALAQEFINNFPASPEIQNVLYRVIEASYKLNQDAKVEAYAEKFLTDFAQAPQADEVRFYLAAIKLKNNKTREAQSHLVKITDRKLYPYAQKIIGDLYLKADSLTRALEFYVRAERSGTDSIVDIARLAQKEIYYRMGRYQSKIAMLEEFLTEYPSAYNASRIQYEIAESLFNRGEFAQALVAYQKARNYRTSRELVSEILWREGNCYEHLDNLDSAIIAYEQLLNFDKNFTHRGMVLKRLTQLYENQGNYEKAIFYYQELIKSSSHNDDQEAGYLGLAKIYQKFNRLLEARTILKQFISEFSNSARAFEAYLMLSEVSLLLGDYKESEKYAQTLVKKFKKFGEGYFQLGKIYQAQNKYKDAVLNFELASKYYGPEKGALALFEAGKSAMAGKQYQEAQRYFTQAMQMTTDERLRLECERLLAELSTLDK, encoded by the coding sequence ATGGGGAAAAACAGATTATTGGTGTGGTTCGGTGCGATTCTGGGGTTAAGTAATTACTTATTGGGTATCACGCCGGAATTCTTTTTTAACTCCGATGCTAAAAAAGCCCAAATTCTAAAATCGTATTATTTAACTCAAAATCCTAAAGATTATTTTTCTGACGATGAAAATTTAGCGTTAGGTATTTATTACTATTTCGCAGGTAATTTTACCAAAGCCGAGCTCTACTTAAATCGAGCCCGAAGTCTTAATCCAAATTCTTTAAGTTTTTATCTGGCTAATTTTTACTTAGCTGAATTATATCTAAAACAGAAGGCCTATCTTAAAGCCCTCAATGCCCTTAAGGCCATTGATACCAATTGTCAAGATCTGCCCAAAGATTATCTCCTGTATTCCGGGGTATGTTATTATCAGTTAGGTAACTACGATCAAGCTTTAAGATATCTGAGCAATTTTCAGCAGGTCGGTGTTGGCTCGGAGAATTATCAAGTTGGGATTTTGTATTTAGCTTTGGCTAGTCTTAGTAATGGCGATTATAAACAAACCAATGAGATTTTAGCCCAAGATTCATTATTTCCCGATTCAACATATCAAACGATTCGAAAGTATCTTCAGGCATTAAATTATCTCCTTCAAGGAAAACTGGTCCTCAGTAAAAATTTACTCAACGAATTAATTGTTGACAATCCTCAAGTTACCTTCAGCCCATATATTGAGCTTTTGTTAGGCAAGATCTATTTTGAGGAACGCGATTATCACAATGCGTTAAAAAAGTTCTCCTCAGCCTACCGATTCAATGTCGACCCGATAAAAACTTATGCCGGACTTTATTTGGCCTTAAGCCACTTAAAAATCCGGGAGTATGATAAAGCCCTAACGATGTTAGATTCGTTAGAGAATTCATTATACGAAGATGTTGCCGTATACTACAAGGCCCGCATCTTAGAACAACAAGCGAAGCGACGTAAAGCCCAAAGTGAATATAAAAAATTGGTGGCTAAATATCCAGCTAACAAGACAACCGAGTATGCCTACCTAAACCTCTTTCGTTTACTATTGGACGAAGAAAATTATCAAGAGTTTATCGCCTTGGCCCAAGAATTTATAAACAATTTTCCCGCCAGTCCCGAGATCCAGAATGTTTTATATCGGGTTATCGAGGCGAGTTATAAGCTAAATCAAGACGCTAAAGTTGAAGCGTACGCCGAAAAGTTTCTTACTGATTTTGCCCAAGCGCCTCAGGCTGACGAAGTTCGGTTTTACTTGGCGGCAATAAAGCTTAAAAACAATAAGACTCGGGAAGCACAAAGCCACCTGGTAAAAATAACTGATCGCAAATTATATCCTTATGCTCAGAAGATCATCGGCGATCTCTACTTGAAGGCCGACAGTCTAACCCGAGCCCTCGAGTTTTATGTTCGAGCTGAACGCTCTGGGACTGATAGCATCGTGGACATTGCTCGTTTGGCTCAAAAAGAGATTTACTATCGGATGGGGCGTTATCAGTCCAAAATCGCAATGCTCGAAGAATTTTTAACCGAGTATCCCTCAGCCTATAATGCCAGTCGCATTCAATATGAGATTGCGGAATCACTGTTTAATCGCGGCGAATTTGCCCAAGCCTTAGTTGCTTACCAAAAGGCGCGTAATTATCGAACCTCGCGCGAACTTGTTTCAGAAATTCTTTGGCGCGAAGGCAACTGCTATGAGCATTTAGATAATTTAGATAGTGCCATAATTGCCTATGAGCAACTCTTAAATTTTGATAAGAACTTTACGCATCGTGGCATGGTATTAAAAAGGTTAACTCAACTTTACGAAAACCAAGGGAATTATGAAAAAGCGATTTTTTATTATCAAGAGTTAATAAAAAGCTCATCTCATAATGACGACCAAGAAGCTGGTTATTTGGGTTTGGCTAAAATTTATCAGAAGTTTAATCGTCTGTTAGAAGCCCGGACCATTTTAAAGCAATTTATTAGCGAGTTCTCCAATTCCGCACGAGCTTTTGAAGCTTATCTTATGCTAAGTGAAGTTAGCTTGTTATTAGGCGACTATAAAGAGTCCGAAAAATATGCCCAAACCCTTGTAAAGAAATTTAAAAAGTTTGGCGAAGGCTATTTTCAATTAGGCAAAATTTATCAGGCGCAAAATAAATATAAGGATGCGGTGTTAAATTTTGAATTGGCCAGTAAATATTATGGCCCCGAAAAAGGAGCGCTTGCTTTGTTTGAAGCAGGCAAAAGTGCTATGGCCGGAAAGCAATACCAAGAGGCTCAAAGATATTTTACTCAAGCAATGCAGATGACTACCGATGAACGATTACGACTCGAGTGTGAACGTTTGCTGGCCGAACTTTCGACTCTTGACAAATAA
- the rpsJ gene encoding 30S ribosomal protein S10: MRRVDRIRIKLKAYDHRLLDQSARDIVEVARRTGAIVSGPIPLPTKRSLFTVLRSPHVDKKSREQFELRVHKRLIEISNATREMVDALMKLEVPAGVEVEIKTS, from the coding sequence ATGCGACGAGTTGATCGAATAAGAATCAAACTTAAAGCGTACGATCATCGCTTACTTGATCAGTCGGCCCGGGATATTGTTGAAGTGGCTCGACGGACCGGAGCAATTGTTTCTGGGCCGATTCCTCTGCCAACCAAGCGGAGTTTATTTACAGTGCTGCGTTCGCCGCATGTGGACAAGAAATCTCGAGAGCAGTTTGAGTTGCGAGTACATAAACGATTAATTGAAATTTCTAATGCTACCAGAGAAATGGTTGATGCTTTAATGAAATTAGAAGTGCCAGCTGGCGTTGAAGTTGAGATTAAGACATCATGA
- the rplC gene encoding 50S ribosomal protein L3 gives MIGLLGRKIKMTQLYDEKGKVIPVTVVRAGPCYVVQKKTLENDGYCALQLGFEPKKKANKPETGHFKKANLTPMRVLKEFRLKDPAVLANYEIGQELKVDIFTIGEKVSVTGYTKGRGFAGGMKRWGWSGGPASHGSMSHRRIGSLGPGSSPGHPWKGRTLPGHYGMERVTIKNLEVVKIEPAENLIYIKGAVPGSSYTPLIIRKQV, from the coding sequence ATGATCGGTTTATTAGGCAGAAAGATTAAAATGACTCAATTATATGATGAAAAAGGCAAGGTGATTCCAGTAACTGTGGTGCGGGCTGGACCTTGTTATGTAGTGCAAAAGAAGACTTTAGAGAATGATGGTTATTGCGCTTTACAATTAGGCTTTGAGCCTAAAAAGAAAGCCAATAAGCCTGAGACCGGACACTTTAAGAAAGCTAATCTGACGCCGATGCGGGTTTTAAAAGAATTCCGGCTAAAAGATCCCGCCGTCTTGGCCAATTATGAGATTGGTCAAGAATTAAAAGTTGATATTTTTACAATTGGTGAGAAGGTTTCGGTGACTGGCTATACCAAAGGTCGAGGTTTTGCGGGCGGTATGAAACGATGGGGTTGGAGTGGTGGTCCGGCATCACACGGTTCAATGTCACATCGGCGGATTGGTTCCTTGGGACCTGGTAGCTCTCCGGGGCATCCCTGGAAAGGCAGAACTCTACCAGGTCATTATGGTATGGAACGTGTTACTATTAAAAACTTAGAAGTGGTAAAAATCGAGCCGGCTGAAAATCTAATTTATATTAAAGGTGCTGTCCCTGGTTCGTCATATACACCGCTAATTATAAGAAAACAGGTATGA
- the rplD gene encoding 50S ribosomal protein L4, translating to MKVDLLTVNGTVKEAIELPEEIFGLEDNPGLIWEAVTNYLANQRQGTAKTKTRGEVSGGGRKPWPQKHTGRARVGSIRSPLWVGGGVVFGPQPRDYSYKIPKKKKQKALRVALSMKLRRQGITFIDDFELDNHKTKEMVKVLKNLGLENKKTVLVKDSYQKNMILAARNIPNFYLVRASDLNVYDCVVSEQLLVTKKGLEKIIERLSKDN from the coding sequence ATGAAAGTGGATTTATTAACAGTAAACGGCACGGTTAAAGAGGCAATTGAATTACCCGAAGAAATTTTCGGGCTTGAAGACAATCCTGGCTTAATTTGGGAAGCGGTGACTAATTATCTTGCTAACCAGAGGCAAGGAACCGCAAAAACTAAAACCCGCGGTGAAGTTAGCGGTGGTGGTCGAAAACCTTGGCCGCAAAAGCATACCGGTCGAGCCCGAGTAGGTTCTATTCGGTCACCGCTTTGGGTCGGTGGAGGCGTTGTATTCGGTCCGCAACCTCGAGACTATTCTTATAAAATACCTAAAAAGAAAAAACAGAAGGCTCTTAGAGTGGCACTGTCGATGAAACTTCGTAGGCAAGGGATCACGTTTATTGACGACTTTGAACTTGACAATCATAAGACCAAAGAGATGGTCAAGGTGTTAAAAAATTTAGGACTCGAAAATAAAAAAACTGTGTTAGTAAAAGACAGTTATCAAAAGAATATGATCTTAGCTGCGCGTAACATTCCAAATTTTTATTTAGTGCGAGCTAGTGATTTAAATGTTTATGACTGTGTAGTTTCCGAGCAGTTGTTAGTTACTAAAAAAGGTTTAGAAAAAATTATTGAACGGTTAAGTAAGGATAATTAA
- the rplW gene encoding 50S ribosomal protein L23 has protein sequence MFDKYKVIIRPIITEKSETLRSAHNQYTFEVAPKSNKSEIKKAVEQLFKVKVAKVRVMNYDGKPKRMGVFVGRRPHYKKAIVTLKEGEKIELLER, from the coding sequence ATGTTCGACAAATATAAAGTTATAATTCGGCCGATTATTACTGAAAAATCAGAAACACTCCGTAGTGCTCATAATCAATATACCTTCGAGGTAGCCCCGAAGAGCAATAAGAGTGAGATTAAAAAAGCAGTGGAACAGTTATTTAAAGTTAAGGTTGCCAAAGTGCGGGTGATGAATTACGATGGTAAACCCAAACGCATGGGCGTATTTGTTGGTCGTCGGCCACATTATAAGAAAGCGATTGTTACCTTAAAAGAAGGTGAAAAAATTGAACTACTTGAGAGGTAA
- the rplB gene encoding 50S ribosomal protein L2: protein MPIKTYRPIPLSRRYYTVSTFEEITTEEPYKPLLKPHPKKGGRNNLGRITAKYRGGGEKRHYRIIDFKRDKHDIPAVVKSIEYDPNRSARIALVCYRDGEYRYIIAPEGLRVGDEIIAGTKDIPIKIGNAMPLEKIPVGVEIHNLQLYPNYNSYLIRSAGTSGQILAKESKYAVIKLPSGEIRKFHLACFATIGRVSNPDHKDISIGKAGRMRHRGWRPRTRAVAMNPVDHPMGGGEGKTSGGRHPCSEKGLIAKGKKTRKRNKHSSKLILQRRK, encoded by the coding sequence ATGCCGATAAAGACTTATCGACCAATACCACTCTCGCGTAGGTATTACACAGTATCAACTTTTGAAGAAATTACCACTGAAGAACCATATAAACCATTACTGAAACCGCATCCCAAGAAGGGTGGGCGAAATAATTTAGGTCGCATCACCGCCAAATATCGCGGTGGCGGTGAAAAGCGGCATTATCGAATTATCGATTTTAAACGTGATAAACACGACATCCCAGCGGTGGTTAAGTCGATAGAATATGATCCCAATCGCTCGGCACGGATTGCCTTGGTTTGTTACCGAGACGGTGAGTATCGGTATATTATAGCGCCTGAGGGACTGCGGGTTGGTGACGAAATTATCGCTGGGACAAAAGATATTCCAATTAAGATCGGCAATGCGATGCCTTTAGAAAAAATTCCGGTCGGTGTTGAAATTCATAATCTTCAATTATATCCGAATTACAATTCTTATCTTATCAGAAGCGCCGGCACCTCAGGGCAGATCTTAGCTAAAGAAAGCAAATATGCTGTAATAAAATTACCGTCAGGTGAGATAAGAAAGTTTCATTTGGCATGTTTTGCCACAATTGGCCGAGTATCTAATCCGGACCATAAGGATATTTCCATTGGTAAGGCTGGTCGAATGCGGCATCGGGGTTGGCGACCAAGAACTCGAGCTGTAGCAATGAATCCGGTAGACCATCCCATGGGCGGTGGTGAAGGTAAGACGTCTGGTGGTCGACATCCTTGTAGTGAAAAAGGGTTAATTGCTAAGGGCAAGAAAACTCGAAAGCGCAATAAACATTCTTCAAAACTAATTCTACAGAGGAGAAAGTAA
- the rpsS gene encoding 30S ribosomal protein S19 — protein MGRSTKKGPYVDQKLLKKILKLTETGERKVIKTWARRSQIPPEFVGHTIAVHNGHRFIPVYITEQMVGHRLGEFAPTRTFRAHSGQRKEKKEEAKE, from the coding sequence ATGGGGCGTTCGACTAAAAAAGGGCCATATGTCGACCAGAAATTATTAAAAAAGATTTTAAAACTAACTGAAACTGGTGAGCGAAAAGTGATCAAGACCTGGGCTCGACGTTCTCAAATTCCTCCAGAGTTTGTTGGTCATACGATAGCGGTCCATAATGGTCATCGGTTTATTCCCGTGTATATTACCGAACAGATGGTCGGACATCGTTTAGGTGAATTTGCTCCGACTCGGACATTTCGAGCTCATTCTGGGCAGAGAAAAGAGAAGAAAGAGGAGGCTAAGGAATAA
- the rplV gene encoding 50S ribosomal protein L22, which yields MEAVAIARYQRGSVKKMNRILELIRNKPVVEALSILEFLPKPTKRAILKTLKSAVANAIVKAGKARLSEKDLYVKVAKVDSGPMMKRYQPGPRGSASMIRKRTCHITIKVATHEE from the coding sequence ATGGAAGCTGTTGCGATTGCTCGATATCAACGGGGTTCAGTTAAGAAAATGAACCGGATCTTAGAATTAATTCGTAATAAACCAGTAGTGGAGGCGCTTTCGATTCTAGAATTTCTACCGAAACCAACTAAACGGGCAATACTCAAAACTCTAAAGTCAGCCGTGGCTAATGCAATTGTTAAAGCCGGCAAGGCACGCTTAAGTGAAAAGGATTTATATGTTAAAGTTGCCAAAGTTGACAGCGGACCGATGATGAAACGCTATCAACCTGGACCACGCGGTAGTGCTTCAATGATTCGAAAACGAACTTGTCATATCACGATTAAAGTTGCAACTCACGAGGAGTAG
- the rpsC gene encoding 30S ribosomal protein S3: MGQKTHPIGFRLGITKTWKSAWFSDKNYRQYLLEDIKIRDIIEKRCADAMVANIRIERVVNKTTVTIYTAAPGKVFGAGRRNLDALRNEIKNLINRDVQLLVEVVRIPELEAKLVAESIAQQLTQRVAHRRAMKRAVTQAMRLGAKGIKVMVSGRLAGAEIARSQWYQEGRLPLQTLKADIDYYCSVAKTIYGTIGVKVWIYKGDVTEMRV; this comes from the coding sequence ATGGGTCAAAAAACGCATCCAATCGGCTTCAGACTTGGCATTACGAAAACCTGGAAATCGGCGTGGTTTAGTGACAAAAATTACCGGCAGTATCTACTAGAGGACATAAAAATTCGGGATATTATCGAAAAGCGCTGTGCTGATGCAATGGTTGCCAATATTCGAATTGAGCGTGTGGTTAATAAAACTACTGTAACAATTTATACTGCGGCGCCAGGCAAGGTATTTGGGGCTGGAAGACGAAATTTAGACGCGTTACGTAACGAAATCAAAAATTTAATTAATCGAGACGTTCAATTATTAGTAGAAGTCGTAAGAATTCCAGAACTGGAAGCGAAACTTGTAGCGGAAAGTATTGCCCAGCAACTTACGCAGCGAGTTGCGCACCGTCGTGCTATGAAGCGTGCAGTTACTCAAGCTATGCGGTTAGGGGCTAAAGGAATTAAGGTTATGGTTTCTGGGCGTTTAGCTGGTGCAGAAATTGCGCGTTCTCAGTGGTATCAAGAAGGTCGGTTACCACTTCAAACTTTAAAAGCGGACATTGACTATTATTGCAGCGTGGCCAAGACGATTTATGGAACAATTGGCGTAAAAGTATGGATATATAAGGGCGATGTAACCGAAATGAGGGTGTAA
- the rplP gene encoding 50S ribosomal protein L16, with translation MLMPKRVKYRKQQRGRRKGKESRANKLDFGEYGLQALEPTWLTARQIEAARIAITKFLKKSGKMWLRVFPDKPVTKKPAETRMGKGKGSPEFWVAVVKPGRVIFELEGLDKADAYEALRRAASKLPCKTQIITREEVAYESC, from the coding sequence ATGTTGATGCCAAAAAGAGTAAAATATCGAAAACAACAGCGCGGAAGACGAAAAGGTAAAGAAAGCCGAGCTAATAAATTAGATTTCGGCGAATACGGGCTACAAGCCTTAGAACCGACATGGTTAACAGCTCGACAAATCGAAGCTGCCCGAATTGCGATTACTAAATTTCTTAAGAAAAGTGGTAAAATGTGGCTCCGAGTATTCCCAGATAAACCGGTGACTAAAAAACCAGCTGAAACCCGAATGGGAAAGGGGAAAGGATCACCAGAATTTTGGGTGGCTGTAGTAAAACCTGGTCGGGTAATTTTTGAACTCGAAGGTCTTGATAAAGCCGATGCTTATGAAGCACTAAGGCGAGCAGCAAGCAAACTACCATGTAAAACTCAAATTATTACTCGGGAAGAGGTAGCATATGAAAGCTGCTGA
- the rpmC gene encoding 50S ribosomal protein L29 has translation MKAAEIRAMTKEEMLKKLEELQDELLKLKIRRETEELPNPLRLRTLRRDIARIKTVLRELELKELESKKAQEKVSKNKANN, from the coding sequence ATGAAAGCTGCTGAAATTCGAGCTATGACAAAAGAAGAGATGCTGAAGAAATTAGAGGAACTTCAGGACGAATTACTGAAGCTCAAAATTCGTCGCGAGACTGAAGAACTGCCTAATCCTTTACGACTGCGGACTTTGCGGCGAGACATTGCTCGAATTAAAACGGTGCTACGGGAACTTGAGCTTAAGGAACTCGAGAGCAAAAAAGCACAAGAAAAAGTATCAAAAAACAAAGCAAATAACTAA
- the rpsQ gene encoding 30S ribosomal protein S17 produces the protein MAKTVIGTVLSNKMNKTVVVQVERLVLHPRVKKYVRKRTKLYAHDENNEAKIGDKVMLVPTRPLSKLKRWRVIKIL, from the coding sequence ATGGCTAAGACGGTTATCGGTACTGTACTCAGCAACAAAATGAATAAAACCGTTGTGGTGCAGGTTGAACGGTTAGTACTTCATCCACGTGTAAAAAAATATGTTCGGAAACGAACTAAATTATACGCTCATGATGAAAATAATGAAGCTAAAATTGGCGATAAAGTAATGTTAGTCCCAACTAGACCGTTATCTAAACTAAAACGTTGGCGGGTGATTAAGATTTTATGA
- the rplN gene encoding 50S ribosomal protein L14, which produces MIQDFTRLTVADNSGARVAMVIKTLGGHYRRFSHVGDVVVVTIKDALPHAPIKKGDIAKAVIVRQRKEYRRDDGTYIRFDDNACVLIDDKGEPRGTRVFGPVAREVREKHFTKIVSLAAEVL; this is translated from the coding sequence ATGATTCAAGATTTTACACGATTAACAGTTGCTGATAATAGCGGTGCCCGTGTGGCTATGGTAATTAAAACATTGGGCGGGCACTATCGGCGATTTAGCCATGTTGGCGATGTTGTCGTGGTGACAATAAAAGATGCTTTACCTCATGCTCCTATTAAAAAAGGTGATATCGCAAAAGCGGTAATTGTGCGCCAGCGTAAAGAATATCGTCGAGATGATGGTACTTATATTCGGTTCGACGATAATGCATGTGTATTAATCGACGATAAGGGAGAACCTCGAGGCACACGGGTTTTTGGGCCTGTGGCTCGCGAAGTTCGCGAAAAACATTTTACCAAAATTGTATCATTAGCGGCTGAGGTTTTATGA
- the rplX gene encoding 50S ribosomal protein L24, whose product MKLKKGDLVEVLTGEEKGRRGKILEIIKDKKRNIIRAVVEGVNLVKKHQRTIRADRPGGIIEIPSPISVANLGLLCPKCGKITKVRREVIEGKRKRVCKLCQEIID is encoded by the coding sequence ATGAAACTAAAAAAAGGCGATTTAGTAGAAGTTCTTACAGGCGAGGAAAAGGGACGGCGCGGGAAAATTTTAGAAATTATAAAGGATAAAAAGCGTAATATTATCCGAGCCGTAGTTGAGGGCGTAAATCTAGTTAAAAAGCATCAGCGAACAATCCGGGCCGACCGTCCTGGGGGTATCATTGAAATTCCCAGTCCGATTAGTGTGGCTAATTTGGGACTATTGTGTCCAAAATGCGGGAAAATAACAAAGGTGCGTCGAGAGGTTATTGAGGGGAAACGAAAAAGAGTTTGTAAACTTTGTCAGGAGATAATCGATTAA
- the rplE gene encoding 50S ribosomal protein L5, which translates to MVPRLKELYKTKVVKKLMERFKYKNVHQVPRILKVVINVGAGEAVQDPKILEVISEDLALITGQRPIITRARKAISAFKLRAGMPIGVKVTLRGNRMYEFLDRFFNFAAPRIRDFRGFSVNSFDGRGGYTLGISEQTIFPEIEMAKVKKVFGMDITILTNARHDDEAKALLEELGMPFQRGK; encoded by the coding sequence ATGGTACCTCGCTTAAAAGAGCTATACAAGACCAAGGTTGTAAAAAAGTTAATGGAACGTTTTAAATATAAGAATGTTCACCAGGTGCCTCGGATTTTAAAGGTAGTAATTAATGTTGGGGCCGGCGAGGCGGTTCAAGATCCCAAAATATTAGAAGTTATCAGTGAAGATTTGGCTTTAATTACCGGTCAACGGCCCATAATTACTCGAGCGCGAAAGGCAATTTCAGCATTTAAATTGCGGGCCGGAATGCCTATCGGAGTAAAAGTGACTTTGCGCGGTAATCGCATGTATGAGTTTTTGGATCGGTTCTTTAACTTTGCCGCACCACGGATAAGAGACTTTCGGGGGTTTTCGGTAAATTCGTTCGACGGGCGCGGTGGCTATACATTAGGAATTTCCGAACAGACAATTTTTCCAGAAATCGAGATGGCGAAAGTTAAAAAAGTCTTTGGTATGGATATCACGATTTTAACTAACGCCCGACATGATGATGAGGCAAAGGCATTGCTTGAGGAATTAGGAATGCCATTTCAAAGAGGTAAATAA
- a CDS encoding type Z 30S ribosomal protein S14, with protein MARLALIIKSQREPKFKVRKYNRCQRCFRKRAYYRKFGLCRICLRELALKGEIPGLRKATW; from the coding sequence ATGGCTCGTTTAGCATTAATAATTAAATCACAACGTGAACCTAAATTTAAAGTAAGAAAGTATAATCGGTGCCAACGTTGTTTTCGTAAAAGAGCTTACTACCGAAAATTTGGATTATGTAGAATCTGTTTACGAGAACTAGCTCTAAAGGGAGAAATTCCAGGTCTTAGGAAGGCTACATGGTAA
- the rpsH gene encoding 30S ribosomal protein S8, translating into MVIEGGTMDNIADMLTRIRNALHAKHKEVRIPYSKMKFEITRILLEEGYINNFIVDGKEPHKYIVIQLKYTEDGKPAIYGLKRISHQSRRVYCGYREIPRALNGLGITILSTPKGILTDREARKEKVGGEVICQIW; encoded by the coding sequence ATGGTAATTGAAGGAGGGACGATGGATAATATTGCCGATATGCTCACCAGAATTCGAAATGCGCTACATGCCAAACATAAAGAAGTTCGAATTCCCTATTCAAAAATGAAATTCGAAATCACTCGAATACTTCTTGAGGAGGGTTATATTAATAATTTTATCGTAGACGGTAAAGAACCACATAAATATATTGTAATTCAACTTAAATACACCGAAGATGGTAAACCAGCCATCTATGGCCTAAAACGAATATCTCATCAGTCACGTCGCGTCTACTGTGGTTATCGAGAAATACCCCGAGCTCTAAATGGTTTGGGTATTACAATTCTTTCAACTCCTAAAGGAATTCTTACCGACCGGGAAGCACGCAAAGAAAAAGTTGGGGGCGAAGTAATTTGCCAAATCTGGTAG